The DNA region CATTATTGAATTCAGCTTAGTTAATTTTGccaaaataatttcattaaaaaaccAAAGATTGATTGAAAAGTAGACCAGCTTCATTAAAACAATTTATCCTGATTAATGAGCGCTATTAAGACATATATAACTGGATTACAATTGAGCATAGTTTTCAAaagattttaattaagttaagaaaatatgaAGAAATAATCCTGGAAGAATATGAAGATGAATTAATTACCTGAGCTCCAAAGAGGGATACACAAAGCAAACCCATCCATGAATGTAGGCTATAGAAATTAGCCACAATCCCATTCTGTCCCTGAAATTTAGTCCAAATCCCAAAGATCCCAGAAGTCAAAGCCACCCCTTGAAGACACAAGTGCACTGATTTCTTCAAGCTCCTAGACCCAGGTAACCATCTATGCACCAAGATTGCTGCACagcatttcattttcaaattacAAAAAATCACCTAATGACCAATAACATGATATAATGTATCACATTTCAGGGTTTCTCTGATAATTAAAACTAGTTTCTAGCTAATTAATTAAGCTTACCTTCTCCACTTAAGATGATAAATCCAATGACCATCAAAAGAGGATGAAGAATCTGCAGTAAAAAAACACACAGGAAAAAGGAAGCTCCTTTAGCTAGCTAATTGGAAAAAGGTAACTTTCTAATCAGGGAATGAAGAAAGGAAGTAATGCAGAAAAAAAGAGCAAGTTGTGGTGTGTACTGCATAGATGAGGTCTTGTTGGGAAAGGGAGTGAGTGAGGAAGCTGGATTTGAAGGCAAGAGCCCAGAAGAGAACAAGCAGTGCTACTGTGAGCCCTGAAATTCTTGCAAAGAAGAGGAGAGGTACTGATGGGAGTGTGGGAGAGAGATTGGCCATAAGAAGTGGtggttggtgttggtgttggtATCTCTGTGTACTCTACTGAGAGATGCCGACAACTCTGTTCTAGATCCACCTTGGTATGTGACTGTGTACTGATTTCAGTGGTAAAGTGAGTGCTGTACTAAAGGGGTTTTAGGGAAATTAAATAACTATATGTTAAAGGGTTATTTTATTTAGCTTATATGTGATTCTTTTAGGAAATTAGATGTATGACACTACATAAGTTTAAGTTTACACGTAATTATCCATTCATCataatttaagtttgtctttttgTATGGTTGTATTGAAAATAAGGCTTGAAtcctaaaaaaatattatttgtttctGAAATATCAGAATAGTTATGGATCTAATTGTCTTTTCATTTATCATTTAATATTAtgattagtttaaaaaaaatctcacaTTAAGAAGAATATGGTACAAAGGCTAATACATCAATCTAAATAAGAGAAGAGAGTATGGAGGGACTTCTTTAATACTAACAACATTGTTCAAACGAAAAGAAAGCCTAACTAAATATTAAATAACTAGCAATGAAATTGCCAAAATGACAAcaaacaaaatttgaaaaatatcaaAACAAGAAAACAAATTCCTACAATCACAAATAATAGAAGTAAAATAAGAATTATTCTTGGGATGATGCTTCCAACCCTCAAACAATTAAAGACAATCAGTTCCAAAACATACCCTTCTGAAACAAAGGTCTGAAGTCATAGAAAAGTGCTCACATGAAGCAAAGGGCATTCGCTATAATTGGAGACAAAACCTCCACCAATGTTGACGTTGTTGCCGCCAACTCTTCCCCATGCTCATCCCTAACAATGAAACCAAAATTTGCCAAGCTCAAAGGAGAGAtaggtgcatcaaaattaaattatgaTCTGGATGAATAAGTAGACACTAAGAAACAAGCCATGAACTCATGCATGTGACACTCACGATCAAGACGAAGACCAAGGGGAGAAGTGAACCATGCACATCCCTTTGATCacagaaataaaaaacaaagcatagtgaattgactccttaATTGTGAGGCATAATGGACACAAATGATCAACCCTTAAACCACGATGATGTAGCTTAGCTCGCATCGGGAGAAGATCTAAGCAATTTCgccaaccttttttttttcacagcGAGGGATCATGTTAGTGCCACAATTTATGCCAAGTCTCGTAGGAATGGTCTACATGGACAAGGACGAACCAATCGATGAAACCTTCTTAGATGCGGATAAACTGGTATTCCAATCTTATAGAATAGATCATGTCTAGATTATGAGGCCAACATAATAAATcctcttttttttaaaatcacaaGTAAAGGTTTATATATCTCCTTCTTCTTGCGTTGAGTTTAAATTTTGTATTCTAGtatagatttatttttaaattatttttatacatAAGTTAATTAATAGTATTTTAATAAAACTAGTGAGTAATGGTGGGACCGTGGGACCATGGAGGGAGAGGTGGCAGAAGaggtttggactttggagaGAGTGTGAGGATTTAAGCGAGCTTATACGGATACAAGGATAGAAGAACTATCAAAGTTTAGCGTCGACCAAGCTGACACTAATATGTTTTTGCTTACATAGTTAAGCCGTGGATCTTACTGCACTAAACTGTGAGTCTTCAGGAAAATGTACCTGCAAATTTACTATCCGAACCTAACATATAGTTGCTTCTTAAATACGTACTTTTGCCCTTAAATAAGTTGCTTTGGCTGTCATTCGTCTCTTCATTTAAAATATGAACCTATAATAAGTTGGATTATTCAGTTGTCTAGTGTTTCTGGCTTGAGTTTATATGAGGCAAGTTAGACTCTTGCATATAAATAAAGAAATCAGTCTCCTAGCAGAAAATAGAATACATAGTCAAAAGTTCAAACTAAGTGTACATGCTGATCAGACCATTTTTATTTAACCTGACAAATGTACATGAAATTGAAGTTGTGACTTCATATGAATAGTGAAAGTGATGCTAATGAGTAATGGAACATCCAAACTAATTAGACAGTCATCCTGAATATTTTATGAATGTAAGTTCAACAGTCAAATATAAGTATACTATTTATTCATTATAATATTTGGTTTGATTTTTCAGCCTGCAGATCAAGAAATAATTAGCTCATCATGTGAGACTAGTACTACCCAAGGTAAACAGGAGTTATTTGCTTTGTGTTAGAGCTGGTGGAGGATAACTTCTTGGTATAGAGCAAGAAATTTCATCTCATAATGCATCTGATTAACCAAGGTGCTTCCAAAATTCCTACcagaaattattatttaaagtaATGGTTCTTGTGAATCAGTTGATGGCGAACTTCTACCCAATCAAAGTATAAGATACAACAGGTGGTCAGTTCAAGTTGATACATGCTTAATTCTCATTAAACAATGTTTCGTATTTAAGTTTCATATATGGGAGAAGAATCTGCTAGGAGAACTAGCTCCAACAAAATGTAGATGCTCTCAATTCGaccaagttgtttctcatggagATACTCATGCTATAACAACCAAATTTTGAGTTTCTTGACCAAAGTTTAGGGATGATTACTATGAACTTTGTCGTTGGTTTTACTTTTACTAGGACTTTGGAGGATTATAATTaattggttacatcaatttttTGGCCTGTACGTCAACTTTGCACTACATTCAAATGGTTTATAATGTCCATGTGGCATTTAGCAGTTTCATACCTTGGAACCAAAGCCAAaataatgttttaaaaaaagGCCAATCCAAATAAAAAAGAACTAGGAAACTAAATTCCTTGCAAAACATAAGAACAGTTAGAtaacaacaagaagaagaatccTCAAAGCCAGCCTCGTGTTACATCAACATATAAATTTTTAACACCAACCATTGCTATATAAATAGGTAATCCCTCATAAGTAAATATCACTTAACATACAAGCATTTGATATCAGAGAAAGGTGGCAGAAAGATGGAGTTTTCTTGCAAGGACTTCAAGGTGGGTAACGTTGAAGGAGAAAAAGTACTAGATGGTGAAACCATTCCCTTGGTGCTGAAACCTTCAGAGCCTAACAAGAGTGACTTAGCATCCTTGCTATTGGGTCTGAAGAACAAGAAAGATTGGTTTGAACAAATGATCATCAAGAACAGTGCTGTCCTGCTTCGCGGTTTCGATGTGAAGAATGCTGAGGACTTCAATGAAATCATTGAAACCTGTGGATGGGAAGACATTCGGTATGTTGGACCGGCACCTCGCACACATGTTTACAAGAGGGTTTGGACTGCCAATGAAGGACCCCTCTCAGAGTTCATTTATTATCATCATGAAATGGTTTTGGTAAGTCAAAATTATCATACTGATATCAGCACCATGATTATGTCATTTAACTAGTTTCCTGATATCAAAATCATCATATTCAAAGAATCATTTCAAATAAATCTTTCCAAACAGTTTTCCTTTACTTTTATAATGTGTTCTTGGTAACTCTCAACTCAGTTAATCACTTAAGCAGCATATGATCACAGAGAATGataaaaagaacaaaatttGAGATCAAAATGCAATACAGAGATTTTTTTCACTTAATGAATTCCATTAGTGAATCTGATTGATCCTTTTTTGGGAACAATCTTAACAAACATTTGACCAGATATGAGCACATTAGAAGTATGTAAAAATGTACATAAGTTTAGCATGACAAGATTCTCTGAATATACCTCTACTTATGATATAAAATGTATTCATACTATGTCATGTTCTCCGTAGCTTTGGTCACACCAATGGGGGCAGAAAGTGATGATGTGATTTGAACTAAgactattgatttttttaatgtaCATCTTTGAATTGATTCGGCATCCTACAACGTATATCAATATGTAtaactttttattattttataattcaGCTTCTTACATCATCATACAACTTCTTCTAGAGCAATCAAAACTGTGattcaatgaaaaaaaattataattaaattggGCCAATTATTTGCATTTCCTATGGAGATTAACTTTCCCTTTGtgtgtttttaacaaaatgggGGATTCAAATAACCAGTTTAAGGATAATCCCAAGAAAGTGATACTCTTTTGTGAGACACCTCCCCCTGAAGGAGGAGAGACCCCTTTTGTTCCAAGCTTCCGAGTGACAGAAAAGATGCTGAAGGAGTTCCCAGAAGAGGTGAAGTTGATGGAAGAGAAGGGTTTGAAGTATTCATTCACAGCTCTTAGTAATAACAATACTGGTTCCATGAGAGGTAGAGGGTGGCAGGATGCCTTTGGGACCTCAGATCCCATTGAAGCTGAGAAAAGGTATATTTTTCCTTCAAACACCTAAATTCAATGCCCACTAATTTTGCACATGCATGTTGAGTCCATAACGTGTGTCATATCCATCCAGGTCTCTAAATTTCCAATTTAAGAAACATACTAATAGTCATTGAAGCCAGCTATTAATGCAGCTTAGTAGAATCTCAGCATGAATCTTAGCCATAAATAGAGCAGCATGAATCTCATTGAAGCCATACTATATAGTAGATCAATAAGCTGCATTAATAGTCATGATAGTTATCTATCTATATAAATGTGTCTACTTATTCttaaatatgaatttaattagtGAAAATCTCTATATGCCATCATTTGTGGCTTGGCCAACCAATCAGTGGTTGGTTCAAGTGATACATGTTTAATTCTTCTTAAGCAAGATCTCATGTTCGAGTCTTGTGTATGGAAAACCCTCCACTGGGAGAGCAAGCCCCACTAGAATGAGGACATTCTCGACTCAAACATGATTGTCTCTCTTAGTCGGCTTGAACAAAATTGTCTCTAATGGAGGATACATgtgttgaagaaaaaaatgtggTTTGGCCATTGAATCCTACATGTTTTGATTAAAACATTTTTGCAGGGTGAACGCTCTAGGAATGGAAGTGGAGTGGCTTGAAGATGGTGGGATGAAGACAATTATTGGACCAAGAAATTTAACAAGGGTATTTGaaggaaggaaagaaagaagaatgtGGTATAACACAATAGTAGGCATGCACGGGAAGGAGTTCAGCTCGGCCACAATGGCAGATGGAACAGAGATTCCAGAACATGTAGTGAAAAGGTGTGGAGAGATCATTGAAGAAGAAAGCATACAATTCAAGTGGGAGAAAGGAGATGTTCTCTTCTTTGATAACTATGCTTTGCTTCATGGTAGAAGGCCTTCCCTTCCTCCCAGAAAAGTGCTGGTTGCTACATGCAAGTAATTTCAGAGATTGTTGTGTTGGTActtggaatatatatatatgccaaGAGAGAAACGGTGGAGAAAATAATAGCTATATATGAATAAGTGTGTCATTCACCAATATATAATCATGGTCACTTTTATATACTTCATCGAATAAAAGTATTCTCTATGCAGAACTATATTTGAAGGACTCACCATTGAGAATAGAAGTGTTCTCTAAGCTTTACAAATGATAGTATATTCATGATGAATAGTGAATACAGTACATATTAAATGTATGAAGTATAAATCATCCATAATGTAACCAGAGAAACATTTtctaaaaacaaaatttaagatATTTACTAAATGTAGTTAGCCAAAAACCGTAAATTCTTCAAATAAACCAACAAAGTATGGCAAGTACATCCCAAAGTGGAAAACAAACCACCAAATCACACCCAAAAAACTAAAAACCTCAAAGGTATCacaacaaaagaagaaaatatcCAACCAACAAGATCTCAAAAACCCACAAAGCCTAAAACTCCCACTCTAAAACTTTCCAACACAAAATATCAGTTTAACATACGTGAAAGTTTAAATTTAGTGCAAGATCTCATTTTcatttctaaaaaaataaatttttcatCAGTTTAGAGGGTTGAAATTTTATATTTCAAACGAAATTCAGgtttggaaaaataaaaataaagttttaaaaataaaaaaaaaacagatttcACAACTTGAGTTATAGGGATATAGAGCATTTAGTAGatgaaattatattatatttagagtaaaaaaaattcatatatgaTATCTTATTTGTAAGAAAGAACATAATAAGTACACGAATGAAATGTTTTTCACTGAAAAGGTAACTTAAGTTTATTAAAAAATGCAACAAATGTGATATCTTTCAAAATATTTTCACAAGACACAAAATTGTTGTTAAAAGCTTTCTAAATTTTGTTTGACCTCTACTGTACCACAGAAGATCAGTTTGATCTATCCCTAGAAAAGGGCGAATAAAATAAAGGAttgattttaaatataattcatgcATGTATGAATAGCTTAAACTGGAGGGATATCAATCACTCCCATACCTGCACAAAACCGACTCCAACAACAGCAACTTGCATTGACAATGCAAATACTATTGACAGGAAACCAGAAACGAATTATTGACGAAACGCTCACAAGCATAATAAACAATGCACCGCAATAAATTTAGTCTAAACTTCCCTGTTGATATAAGCTAAATCAAATGGTATAAGTTCACCATTCCATCAAACTAAGCGGCTGGGTAGAGGAGTCACAAGGCGGTAACAGGTAACATGACAAGAAAAGGATGTCCGACTTACTCGGCGAAACAAACATAAAGGAAAACACAATAACCAAACATGGTCTATAACATAAGTACTGAGCTTTATTGGGACTCTGCCTTGGCTCTTATTCTCCACCATGACTAAACAAAAACTAACCAGCACGGAAAGGCCCACGGCCCCTTCCTCTTCCATAATAGCCAAACCCTCCTCCTCTTCCATAAAAACCACCTCGAGTACGTCCACCACGGAAAGGCCCACCACGGCCCCCTCGACCACCACCACGGTACCTCGCAGAATCACCAAATGTCTGTACCCCAAATCAGCAAATGAATTGAACATAGTTCTTAAATAGATTAGAAGGAATATGAAAATTACCTCAGTATCAATCTTAATCTGTTCAGAGTATCTAGTCCTTCCGTTCTGTGAAGCATTATCACTCACATTGCTCGAGAGCGAATCAAAGAAATCATCCTTGTTATAAACAGGCTGCAACAACCATGAATAGCAGTCAAAGCCATAAGTCTGACAGCAAAGATATGTTCATGGAATAACTGAATGCACATCAAGTTGCACACAAGATAAGATTACCTTAACCTCAGCATTTGATGAGTCATCattgtcttcttcttcattgTAATCTTCATCAAAAGCATTTTCTTCCCCATCTTTATCTTTTGAATGAGACTTATTGCTTTTACCAAGATGGCCCCATACTTCATCCTTTTTGAATTTCTCATTCATTGCCGTGAAATCAAAATCTTCAGTGAATTTTGTGACTGGACGAAAGCCCTGCAAAGCATTACTTTTTCATGACTGGATATtccaataataaatattttttggaaAGACCAATATTTTTTGCAAACTAACCACGTAAAAGTCCTTCTGGCATATTTATTTAGCTAATCTTAGTTGACCAACAATGATTTAAAACAAACACACATGGAATAAGTTTCACTATTTACTTATAATGAGTGAAAAGGGTTGTGAAGTCCTAAACTTAAAACTAACAACAGACAACCCCTCCCACCTAGTCACAACCCCACTCCGAAAAGAAAAACTTCAACACTCTAGTCTTCCAACAAGTTCAGTCATGTATAAGGGGGTTCAAAATCATCCAAAAAACAGGGGGTTCGAAAT from Lotus japonicus ecotype B-129 chromosome 2, LjGifu_v1.2 includes:
- the LOC130739604 gene encoding probable transmembrane ascorbate ferrireductase 4, which translates into the protein MANLSPTLPSVPLLFFARISGLTVALLVLFWALAFKSSFLTHSLSQQDLIYAILHPLLMVIGFIILSGEAILVHRWLPGSRSLKKSVHLCLQGVALTSGIFGIWTKFQGQNGIVANFYSLHSWMGLLCVSLFGAQWLMGFLNFWHRGEARSARIRILPWHIFLGLYTYGLAIATAETGLLEKLTLLQTKRNVPKHSTESIVVNSLGLGLALLSCFVILAAVSPKYQSSLQSKLLYLDTRCLSS
- the LOC130739606 gene encoding clavaminate synthase-like protein At3g21360 produces the protein MEFSCKDFKVGNVEGEKVLDGETIPLVLKPSEPNKSDLASLLLGLKNKKDWFEQMIIKNSAVLLRGFDVKNAEDFNEIIETCGWEDIRYVGPAPRTHVYKRVWTANEGPLSEFIYYHHEMVLFKDNPKKVILFCETPPPEGGETPFVPSFRVTEKMLKEFPEEVKLMEEKGLKYSFTALSNNNTGSMRGRGWQDAFGTSDPIEAEKRVNALGMEVEWLEDGGMKTIIGPRNLTRVFEGRKERRMWYNTIVGMHGKEFSSATMADGTEIPEHVVKRCGEIIEEESIQFKWEKGDVLFFDNYALLHGRRPSLPPRKVLVATCK